A region from the Rosa rugosa chromosome 6, drRosRugo1.1, whole genome shotgun sequence genome encodes:
- the LOC133714758 gene encoding uncharacterized protein LOC133714758, producing MDCRVCMAGGDVWMRGQIGGALSQESEHDLASMVSDFLENGSAGAGDSWCSSDSDSAHLSDLAHLADKIACYKCSVAQYENDLASVVHSLILSISENNLHLVKSGPCNASCLKFSLVKLLRLSGYDAAVCSARWQGSGKVPGGDHEYIDVVNHSNTGSSERLIIDIDFRSHFEIARAVQSYDRILNSLPVVYVGSLTRLKQFLQVMVEAARSSLKQNSMPLPPWRSLAYLQAKWQSPYQRQFDLDEHNGNSVFSFDHKQCSGHLKMLQSQLHSEIEANRLLKPKSNDNIRRHKPARSYSLFRAL from the exons ATGGATTGCCGTGTGTGCATGGCCGGAGGAGACGTTTGGATGAGAGGTCAGATCGGAGGGGCTCTGAGCCAGGAGAGCGAGCACGACCTGGCTTCGATGGTCAGCGATTTCTTGGAGAACGGTAGCGCCGGCGCCGGCGACTCTTGGTGTAGCAGCGATAGCGACTCCGCTCATCTCTCCGATCTCGCTCACCTCGCTGATAAGATTGCG TGTTACAAGTGCTCGGTGGCTCAGTACGAAAATGATTTGGCATCAGTGGTTCATTCTCTTATTCTGTCAATCAGTGAAAACAATCTTCATCTTGTCAAGTCAGGTCCGTGCAATGCCAGCTGCCTCAAGTTTTCTCTAGTAAAGCTTCTCAGGCTTTCTGGTTACGATGCTGCTGTGTGTTCGGCTAGATGGCAGGGCAGTGGAAAGGTCCCTGGAG GGGATCATGAATATATAGATGTGGTCAACCACAGCAATACAGGGAGTTCTGAACGGCTCATCATTGACATTGATTTTCGAAGCCACTTTGAAATAGCTAGAGCTGTTCAATCATATGACAGGATATTGAATTCGCTGCCAGTTGTTTATGTGGGCTCCTTGACTAGGTTGAAACAGTTCCTTCAAGTTATGGTTGAAGCAGCTAGATCTTCCCTCAAGCAGAACTCAATGCCTCTTCCTCCGTGGAGATCACTTGCTTATTTGCAAGCAAAATGGCAGTCACCTTATCAGAGACAGTTCGATCTAGATGAACATAATGGCAACAGTGTCTTCTCTTTTGACCACAAACAATGCAGTGGACATTTGAAGATGCTGCAGTCCCAGCTTCACTCTGAAATAGAAGCAAATAGACTGTTGAAGCCCAAGAGCAATGATAATATCAGGAGACACAAGCCTGCGCGGAGTTATTCTTTGTTCCGGGCTCTTTGA